The genomic window ACTCGTCCTTCGGCGTACCGCTGAACCAGATCGCCTCGATCGCCAGCCCGCGCTCCGATGTGACCATCACCCGGGACAAGAAGACCGGGGTGCCGCACATCAAGGGCACCACCCGGCAGGGCACGGAATTCGGCGCGGGTTACGCGGCGGCGCAGGACCGGCTCTGGCTCATGGACCTCTTCCGGCACGTCGGACGCGGCGAACTCTCGTCGTTCGCGGGCGGCGCCGCCGCCAACCGCGGCCTCGAGCAGGAGTTCTGGAAGCAGGCCCCCTACACCGAGGCCGACCTCCAGTCCCAGGTCGACCAGTTGGCCGACTCCGGCGGCGCCCGCGGCCAGCAGGCACTCGCCGACGCGCAGGCGTACGTCGACGGCATCAACTCCTACATCACCGCGTCGAAGAACGGGCGGTACTTCCCCGGCGAATACGTGCTGACCGGGCATGTCGACGCCATCACCAACGCCGGCGCCATAGAGCCCTTCAAGCTCACCGACCTGATCGCGCTCGCCTCGGTGGTCGGCGCGCTCTTCGGTACCGGCGGCGGCGGCGAGGTGCAGTCGGCGCTGTCCCTGCTGGCCGCGCAGCAGCAGTACGGCGTCGCCGAGGGCACCAAGGTCTGGGAGTCCTTCCGCGAACGGGACGACCCGGAGGCCACCGCCACCGTCCACGACGGCACCGGCTTCCCCTACGCGGGCGAGCCGGCCACCGCCAAGGGCCAGGCGCTGCCCGACGCCGGCTCGGTCGTCGCCGAGCCGCTGGTCTACGACGCCACCGGCGGCGCCACCCAGGCGACGACCAGCAGCCCCGGGGTGCTGCCCGGCAACCTCTTCTCCACCAAGAAGGGCATGTCCAACGCCCTGGTCGTCAGCGGCGCCCACACCGCCAGCGGCCACCCGGTCGCCGTCTTCGGTCCGCAGACCGGCTACTTCGCGCCACAGCTGCTCATGCTCCAGGAACTGCAGGGCCCGGGCATCAGCGCCCGTGGCGCCTCCTTCGCGGGCCTGGGCATGTACATCGAGCTGGGCCGCGGCCAGGACTACGCCTGGAGCGCCACCTCCGCGTCCCAGGACGTCACCGACACCTACGCCGTCGAGCTGTGCCAGGACGCCACGCACTACATCTTCCACGGCAGTTGCGTCGCCATGGAGAAGCTGGAGCGCACCAACTCCTGGAAGCCCACCCTCGCCGACACCACCGCCGCGGGCTCCTACCGCATGCAGGTCTGGCGCACCGCCTACGGCCCGGTCGAATACCGCGCCACCGTCGGCGGCAAAGCCGTCGCCTACACCCAGCTGCGCAGCTCCTACCGCCACGAGGCCGACTCGATCCTCGGCTTCCAGGAACTCAACGACCCCGGCTTCGTCCACGACGCGGCGTCCTTCCAGAAGGCCGCGCGGGACATCAACTACACCTTCAACTGGTTCTACGCCGACTCGCGGCAGACCGCGTACTACAACAGCGGCACCAACCCGGTGCGGGCGGACGGCGTCGACGCGTCCTTCCCGGTCTGGGCCCAGGCCGCGTACGACTGGCGCGGCTGGGACCCGGTGGCCAACACCGCGACCTACACGCCGCCTGCGCAGCACCCGCAGTCCGTCGACCAGGACTACTACGTCTCCTGGAACAACAAGCAGGCCCCCGGCTACACCTCGGCGGGCTTCGGCAACGGCGCCGTACACCGCGCCGACCTCCTCGACGACCGCGTCAAGGCCCTGGTCAGGACCGGCGGTGTCACCCGCTCGGCGCTGGTCAAGGCCATGGACGACGCCGCGCTGACCGACCTGCGCGGCGAGGACGTGCTGCCGGAACTGCTCCAGGTCATCAACCGCGCGCCGGTCACCGACCCGCAGGAGGCCGCCGCCGTGCAGCAGCTGACCGCCTGGAGCGCGGCGGGCACCAAACGCCACGAGACCTCGCCCGGCTCCCACACCTACGCCGACGCCGACGCGATCCGCGTCATGGACGCGTGGTGGCCGCTGCTCGTCCAGGGCGAATTCCAGCCGGGCCTGGGCGGCGGCCTCTACACGGCGCTCACCGCCGACCTCACCGTCGACGAGTCGCCGTCCGCCGGGCACGGGCCCACCGGGTCGCACGCCGGAAGCGCCTTCCAGTACGGCTGGTGGAGCTATGTCGACAAGGACATCCGGCAGGTGCTGGGCGTGCCGGTGGCGGGGCCACTGGCGCGCACGTACTGCGGCGGCGGGCAGCCGGCCGCCTGCCGTGACGTGCTGCTGACCACGCTCAAGCAGGCCGCCGCCGTCCCGGCGACGACGGTCTATCCCGGCGACGACGGGTGCGGCGCCGGCGATCAGTGGTGCGCCGACTCCATCGTCCAGCGCCCGCTGGGCGGTATCACCGACGACCGCATCAGCTGGCAGAACCGCCCGACGTACCAGCAAGTCGTCGAATTCCCCGCGCACCGCTAGCCGCGGGGGCTTCTGCGAGACGGGAGCAGGCGCCGCTCCGGCTGCGCCTGCCCCCGGCTGTCCTTGCCACGTGCGGTGGCGCCGCTTCTTTCCCGCCGTGGGGGCTGGTCGCGCGGTGGTTTCTAGTGGTGGTTGCCACGTGCGGTGGCGTGTCGCACTTGCGGTGCGCGGTGGCTTGTCGCGCAGTTCCCCGCGCCCCTGAAAACGCTCACCCTCTCCCGAGAGGGCACCCCTCAGGGTGCGAGGAACGGCGCGCGTAACCACGACGGCGGGAAGGCCGCGATCGCCACCGCAAGTGGCACCCCCCTCAGGCGGCCCACCGCACCCCCGGATGGCATGTTCAGAGCAGCGCCGCCGCCCGCAGCGTCAGCGCGGCCAGTTCCGGGTGGCAGATGTCGTTGTGCGCGCCGGAGGGAGGGCCGCCCGAGCGGACCACCGCGGAGGCGTCGACGCTGGTGCAACGTCCGGAGGCAAAGGGGGTGTTCAGGGCCGTGGCCAGGGGGACGGAGGGGGCGTCGGGGAGGCCGCGGAAGCCGTCGTGGCCGAGTGCCCCCCAGCGGTCGTCACCCAGCAGGGACCGGTCGTCGCCGGACAGGCGGGAGGCGAGGGGGTAGAAGACGCCGAGTGCCTGGTCGTGAGTGGAGTGGCAGGCCACGACGGGGCCGTCGACGCGGGACTGCAGGCCGTGCAGCGCGCCGTCGGGGGAGTAGGCCGAGTGCGAGAAGGCACCCTGCAGGAGGGTCACCGAAGCGACGTTGCGGGCCTCGGGCGGCAGCCCGGCGAGGGCGAAGGAGACCAGCCGGGCGCCGAAACTGTGCCCGACGAGATGCACCCGGGTGCCGGGTGCCCGCGCGGCCAGCAGCCCGATCAGCGGCCCGAGTCCCGCTCGTCCCACCGTGCCGGCCCGCCCCTTCATCGCGAAGTACGTGGCCTGCCGCAACAGCTCCCGCGCCCCCGACCACACCTTCCCGCCGATCGCGTCCAGCCCGCCGAACAGCTCCTCGGCGCCGTGCACTTCGGCGACGGCGTCGCCCAGCGCCGCGCAAACGGTCCCGGGATCGTCGGTGAGCAGCGCGGGCAGTGCCGCCGCCTCCGTGCCGCCGGCGTCCTGGGCGAGCGCGGCCGCCCGCGGCAGTGAGCAGCCGGTCAGCGTACGGACCCGCGCGGCGAACTCGTCCAGCGCCGCCGGGTCCGCCGGTCGCCTCGCGAGCAGTTCCGCGATCCGGTCGACGGTCGCGTCATGCCCGGGCAGCACCCGTTTGAGCGTGGCGAGGTCCGCGCCGGGGCCGGCGGCGGTGTGCGGGAAGTCGGGGATGGGCTCGTCGGTGAACCGCATGGACGGCCAGTGCACTCCGGCGTAACCGAGGCGCAGGCCGGGCGCGTCGGACAGCAGCGCGGGGAAGAGCCCGTAGAAGCGGTCGTAGAGCGCCGACGCCGTGGACAGGTCGTTGTTCCAGCCGTGCGAGAAGAGGACGAGGTCGGTGCGCTCCCCGGCGTGCGCCAGCAACGCGTCGCGCTGCCCGGCGTCGGCGTCGCCGTCCGCGTCGAAGGTCAGGTCCCAGTAAGGCTGCACGCTTGCCACGGCCATGGCTCCCCTCGCCCCGGCGAGCTGCCGGAAGCCCGTTCCGGCGGCGGCCGAAAGGCCCGTGATTGTCCGCTCTGCGCGCATCATCCCGGCCGTCCCGGCCGGCGTCCATCCCCCCTGGGGGTGAATACGGGTCGGCTGCGCCGCCGCGCGCACCCGGCCCTTCCGGATTGGGTGACCGACTGCTTAGTATGCGAGCACGGGGCAGCCCGGAGTCGAGTCGAAGGAGACACGGTTGTGGTGGTGGAAGCACTGCGCGACGCCCGAGTGGTCGTCACCGGGGCAGGCGGCGGCATCGGAGCCGCGCTCGCCCGCGCCTTCACGGCCGAGGGCGCCCGGGTGGCCGTCAACGACCTCGACGCCGACGCCGCACACAAGGTCGCCGACGAGATCGGCGCCGCGGTCGTCCCGGGCGACGCGTCCGGCATCGTGCCCGCGGCCAGAACCGCGCTCGGCGGCCGGATCGACGTCTTCTGCGCCAACGCGGGCGTCGGCACCGGCGGCGGCCCCGAGGCCGACGACGCGGCCTGGGAACTGGCCTGGGACGTCAACGTCATGAGCCATGTCCGCGCCGCCCGCGCCCTGCTGCCGGAGTGGCTGGAGCGCGGACAGGGCCGCTTCGTGTCCACCGTGTCCGCCGCCGGGCTGCTGACGATGATCGGCGCGGCGCCGTACTCCGTCACCAAGCACGGCGCGCTGGCCTTCGCAGAATGGCTCTCGCTCACCTACCGCCACCGCGGGATCGCCGTGCACGCCGTCTGCCCGCAGGGCGTGCGCACCGCGATGCTCGACTCCACCGGGCCCGCGGGCGCCCTGGTGCTCACGCCGAGCGCCATCGAGCCCGAGGACGTGGCACGGGCGGTGCTCGCCGGTATCGCCGAGGAGCGCTTCCTGATCCTGCCGCACCCCGAGGTCGCCGGGTACTACGCGACCCGCGCCGCGGAGCCGGAACGCTGGCTCGGCGGGATGAACAAGCTCCAGCGGGGCTACGAGGACCTGCGGGCGAAGGAAGGCGAGGACAAGTGAGCGGATACGCCGACCAGCCGTGGCTGCAGTTCTTCACCGAGGAGCAGCGCGCGGACACCGACTACCCGCCCTCGGTGCTGCACGGCTTCCTGGCCGCCGCGCGGAGCGGCCCCGACCGCCGGGCGCTGGCGTACTTCGACGGCGGGCTGACCTACGGCGAACTCGACGCGCTCTCCGACGGCCTGGCCCGCCACCTCGCCGCCCGCGGCTTCGCGCCCGGCGACCGGCTCGCCGTCATGCTGCAGAACGTGCCGCAGTTCGCGGTCGCGCTGCTCGCGGCCTGGAAGGCGGGCGGCGCCGTCATCCCGGTCAACCCGATGTACAAGCAGCGCGAACTCGCGCACATCCTCACTGACGCCGGTGCGGCCGCCCTGGTCTGCTCCGAGCGCGCCTGGCAGGAGTACGTACGGGACACCGCCGCGTCGTCCCCGGTGCGTATAGCGCTCACCGCGTGCGAACTCGACCTGCAGACCCGCGACGACCCACGGGTGCTGACCGCGGGCCGGCTGCCCGCCGATGACGCCGAGGACCTGCTCGCCGCCGCCCGCGCCGCGGCCGGACCGCGCCCCGACGTCCCGCTGCCCGCGGTCGGCGACACCGCCCTGGTCAGCTACACCTCGGGCACCAGCGGACGCCCCAAGGGCGCGCTGAACACCCATGGCAACATCTCCTTCAACGCCCACCGCCAGATCCGCGTCCAGGAACTGCCCGCCGACGCCGTGGTCTTCGCGCTGGCCCCGCTCTTCCACATCACCGGCATGGTCTGCCAGCTCTCCGCCGGCCTGGCCGCCGGCCACACCGTCGCGCTGGCCTACCGCTTCGAGCCCGGGGTGGTCCTCGACGCCTTCCGCGAGCACCGCCCGGCCTACACCGTCGGACCCGCCACCGCCTTCATGGCGCTGCTCGCCAGGCCGGACGCCACCGCGGACGACTTCGCGTCCTTCCAGCTGATCTCCTCCGGCGGCGCGCCGCTGCCGCCCGCCGTGGTGGAGTCCTTCCGCGTGCGCTCCGGCGGCCGCTACCTCGCCAACGGCTACGGCCTCACCGAGTGCACCGCCCCCTGCGCCAGCGTCCCGCCGGGCTACGAGGCGCCGGTCGACCCGGTGTCCGGCACCCTGGCGGTCGGCGTGCCCGGCCCGGGCACCATGGTGCGCATCCTCGACGACACCGGCGCGGAACTGCCGTTCGGCGAGGCCGGCGAGATCGCGGTCAGCGGTCCGATGGTCGTACCCGGCTACTGGAACCAGCCGGCCGAGTCGCAGGCCGCCATCCCCGGCGGTGAACTGCACACCGGCGACATCGGCTTCATGGACACCGACGGCTGGCTCTACGTCGTCGACCGCAAGAAGGACATGATCAGCGCGTCCGGCTTCAAGGTGTGGCCGCGCGAGGTCGAGGACGTGCTCTACACCCACCCGGAGGTCCGCGAGGCCGCGGTCGTCGGCGTCCCCGACGCCTACCGCGGCGAGAGCGTCAAGGCGTACGTCAGCCTGCGTCCGGGTGCCACGGCGGATCCCGCGGAGCTGGTCGCCTACTGCAAGGAGCGGCTGGCGGCGTACAAATACCCGCGCGAGATCGAGGTGCTCGGCGAGCTGCCGAAGACCGCGACCGGCAAGATCCTCCGCCGCGAGCTCAAGGCGACCGCCGGATAGGGTCCATACCGGCCGGGATGCCGGCGGGCGGCACGAGAGAGGGGCAGGTCATGGCACGCAGCACGACGAGCGACGACGGCGGTACGGGGACGGCCGCGGGCACCGGCTCCGGTGCGGCCGTGCCCGAGCGGCTGCTCGCCGAGGCCACCCGGCTGTTCGCCGAACGCGGCTACGACCGCACCTCCGTCCAGGAGATCGTCGAGGCGGCGGGCGTGACCAAGGGCGCCCTCTACCACTACTTCGGCTCCAAGGACGACCTGCTGCACGAGATCTACGCCCGGGTGCTGCGGCTGCAGACCGAGCGGCTGGACACCATCGCGGCCCGGGACACCGAGGTGCCGGAACGGCTCGCGGAGGCCGCGGCCGACGTGGTGGTCACCAGCATCCAGAACCTGGACGACACGAAGATCTTCTTCCGCTCGATGCACCAGCTCAGCCCCGAGAAGCAGAAGGTCGTACGGGCCGAACGCCGCCGCTACCACGAGCGGTTCCGCTCGCTGGTCGAGGAGGGCCAGCGGGACGGCCACTTCCGCCCGGGCCTGCGGCCCGACCTGGTGGTCGACTTCTTCTTCGGCTCGGTGCACCACCTCGGCACCTGGTACCACGCGGACGGCCCGCTGTCCGCCGAGCAGGTCGCCACCGAGTTCTCCGACCTGCTGCTGCACTCGGTGCGGCAGCCCTGACCCACCGGGAGCCCCAGCGTGAAGGCATGGCGCGTCCACCACAACGGCGAGCCGCTCGAGGCGATGCGCCTCGACGAGGTCCCCACCCCGGAGCCCGGCCCCGGCGAGGTGCTGCTGCGGGTCCGCGCGGCGGGCGTCAACTTCCCCGACGCGATGCTGTGCCGCGGTGAGTACCAGATCCGGCCGCCGCTGCCCTTCACGCCGGGCGTCGAGATGTGCGGCGAGATCGCCGCGCTCGGCTCCGGCGTGACCGGCCTCGCCGTCGGCGCCCGGGTCATCAGCCCCGCCGCGCTGCCCGGCGGTGCCTTCGCCGAATACGCCGTCGTGCCCGCCGCGGGCGTGCTGCCCGCGCCCGAGGCCCTGGACGACGCGGAGGCGGCGGTGCTGCACATCGGCTACCAGACCGGCTGGTTCGGCCTGCACCGCAGGGCCGCGCTGCAGCCCGGCGAGACGCTGCTCGTCCACGCCGCGGCCGGCGGGGTGGGCAGCGCGGCCGTCCAGCTGGGCAAGGCCGCGGGCGCCACCGTGATCGGCGTCGTCGGCGGCCCCGAGAAGGCCGAGGCAGCGCGCGGGCTGGGCGCCGACCTCGTGGTCGACCGGCACGCGGAGGACTTCGTGGCCGTGGTGAAGGAGGCGACGGGCGGGCGCGGCGCCGACGTCGTCTACGACCCGGTCGGCGGTGACGCCTACACCCGGTCCACCAAGTGCATCGCCTTCGAGGGCCGGATCGTGGTCGTCGGCTTCGCCGGCGGTACGGTGCCGGCCCCGGGCCTGAACCACGCGCTGGTCAAGAACTACGCGATTCTCGGGCTGCACTGGGGGCTCTACGCGGCGCGCGAGCCGGCCGCCGTGCGGCGCGCCCACGACGAGCTCACCCGGCTCGCCGCGGCCGGCGCGGTGCGCCCCCTGGTCTCCGCCCGCCTCCCCCTCACCGCCGCCGCCGACGCGGTGACCCGCGTCTCCGCCGGCCTCACGACCGGCCGCCTGGCCCTCCACCCCTGAACATCGGCTCCGCCGGTGGTGCGCCCGAACTCCCCGGTCAGTCCCCCGTGCGGTCTCCTGCTTCCTCCCGCCCGGTGGGGGCGGGCCGCGCAGTTCCCCGCGCCCCTGGGTGGTTGCCACTTGCGGTGTCGGATCGCCTTCACCATCGCGATGGCTGATCGCGCAGTTCCCCGCGCCCCTGAAAAACGCTCACCCTCTCCCCAGAGGGCACCCCTGAGGGGCGCGGGGAACTGCACGCGCAACCACGACGGCGTGAAAGGCGATCGCCACCGCAAGTGGCACCCCTGAGGGGCGCGAGGAACTGGGCGCTCAGCCACGGTGGGGAGAAAGGCGGCAGGCCACCGCAAGTGGCACTCACCCGCCGCCGGGGAGAAGCAGCCCCCGCCGGGGGAGGCAGGCCTCAGCGGGGGAAGGGCGGAGCCCTAGCTAGGCGTATCGGGCGAGCTCGCGGCGAGCGAGTGAGCGGCGGTGCACCTCGTCGGGCCCGTCCGCGAGCCGCAGGCTCCTCGCCCCGGCCCACAGCCGCGCCAGCGGGAAGTCCTGGGAGACGCCGCCGGCGCCGTGCGCCTGGATCGCCCGGTCGATGATCCGCTGCACGCCCGCCGGCGTGGCGATCTTGATGGCCTGGATCTCCGTATGGGCACCTTGGTTGCCCACCGTGTCCATCAGCCACGCGGTCTTCAGCACCAGCAGCCGCAGCTGCTCGATCTCGACCCGTGACTCGGCGATCCACTCCTGGACCACGCCCTGCGCGGCGAGCGGCTTGCCGAAGGCGATCCGGGAGGCGGCCCGGCGGCACATGAGTTCCAGCGCCCGCTCGGCCATGCCGATCAGCCGCATGCAGTGGTGGATGCGGCCGGGCCCGAGGCGGGCCTGGGCGATGGCGAAGCCGCCGCCCTCCACGCCGATCAGGTTCTCCGCCGGCACCCGGACGTCGCGGAAGACGACTTCCGCGTGCCCGCCGTGGTCGGCGTCGTCGTAGCCGAAGAGCCGCATGCCCCGGCGGATGTCCACGCCCGGGGTGTCGCGCGGCACCAGGATCTGGCTCTGCTGCCGGTGCCGTTCGGCGGCCGGGTCGGTCTTGCCCATGACGATGAACACCGCGCACGCGGGGTTCATCGCCCCGGAGATGTACCACTTGCGGCCGTTGATGACGTAGGAGTCGCCGTCGCGCTCGATCCGGGTCTCGATGTTGGTCGCGTCGGAGGAGGCGACGTCGGGCTCGGTCATGGCGAACGCGGAGCGGATCTCGCCGGCCAGCAGCGGCTCCAGCCACTCCTTGCGCTGGGCGGGGGTGCCGAATTCGGCCAGCACCTCCATGTTCCCGGTGTCGGGGGCGGCGCAGTTGAGTGCGGTGGGGGCCAGGAAGGGGCTGCGGCCGGTGAGTTCGGCGAGCGGGGCGTACTGCAGGTTGGTCAGCCCGGCGCCGTGCTCGCCGGGCAGGAAGAGGTTCCACAGGCCCTGCCGCCGCGCCTCGGCCTTGAGTTCGGCGACGACGGGCGGTACGGACCAGTGGGCGTCGGGACCCGCCTGCTCGTACTGCTCGGCGAAGACGGCCTCGGCGGGGTGGACGTGCTCGTCGAGGAAGGCGGTCAGCCGGGACCGCAGCTCCTCCGTACGGGTGTCGAAGGCGAAGTCCATCGTGCTCAGTCCTCCTGCTGCGATGCTGCCCGGTCCCGGGCGTGGTCCTGGAGTTTGCGCAGTCCGCGTTCGATGAAGAGCGGGACGACGGTGCCGATCCGGTCGAATCCGGCGCCGAGGGTCTGGCCGAGGGTCCAGCGGTAGTGGATGCCTTCGAGGATCACGGAGATCTTGAAGTACGCGAAGGCGGTGTACCAGTCGATGGCGGAGACGTCGCGGCCGGACCGCCGGGCGTAGCGCTCGACGAGCTCGTCGGCGCGGGGGTGGCCGGGGGCGCCGCCGGCGGTGGGCACCGGGAAGCCGGGGATGTCGTGCTGCTCGCCGTACATGACCAGCAGGCCGATGTCGGTGAGCGGGTCGCCGAGGGTGGACATCTCCCAGTCCAGCACGGCGGTGAGCCGGTCGGCGTCGTCGAAGAGCACGTTGTCGAGCCGGTAGTCGCCGTGCACGACGGCGGGTGCGGGGGAGGCCGGCAGGGCCAGGCCCAGGGCGGCGTGCAGCTCGTCGATGCCGGGCAGGTCGCGGCTGCGGGAGGCGTCGAGCTGCTTGCCCCAGCGGCGCAGCTGCCGGTCGAGGAAGCCGTCCGGCCGCCCGAAGTCGGCGAGCCCGACGTCGGCCGGGTCCACGGCGTGCAGGTCCACCAGGGTGTCGACGAGGGTCAGCGCGACCGCCCTGGTGCGTACCGGTCCGAGCGCGGTCAGCTGGTCCTCGCCGCGGTAGGGGGTGCCCTCGACGAAGTCCATCACGTAGAAGGGGGCGCCGATGACCTCGGGGTCCTCGCAGAGCAGCACGGTGCCGGGCACCGGGACGGGGGTGGGGGCCAGCGCGCTGATCACCCGGTGCTCGCGGCCCATGTCGTGGGCGGTGGCCAGCACGTGCCCGAGCGGCGGGCGGCGCACCACCCAGGTGGAACTGCCGTCGCTGACCCGGTAGGTGAGGTTGGAGCGCCCGCCCTGGACCAGCGTGGCCTGCAGCTCGCCGGCCACCAGGCCGGGGCGCCGCTGGTCCAGATGACGGCGCAGCCTGTCGAGGTCCAGGCCCCGTGGGCTGTCGGTTTCACTCATACGCGAATCGTACCGACTGGTCGGTATGTCGTCTAGTTCCCGGGCTGGAGCCGCCGCGCGCGTTGACGCATCCCGGGTGCCGCGCCTAGGCTCCGGACTTATGGGTGAACGTGATTCATATATGCAGACAGCAGCTCCGGCGGGTCCGTCCGACGCGTTCACGGTCGCCGAGGTGCGGCTGACTCCCATCCTCATCGCCGACCCGCCGCTGCTCAACACCCAGGGCGTCCACCAGCCCTACACCCCCAGGCTCATCATCGAGGTCGTCACCACCGACGGTACGTCCGGGGTGGGTGAGACGTACGGCGACACCCGTTATCTGGACCTCGCGACCCCGCTGGCGGGCGCACTGCCCGGGCACCGGATCACCGATCTGAACGGGCTGTTCACCCTGGCAGAACGGGTCTGCGGCGACCCCGCCGACGTGTCGGACTCCGTGGACGTCGGCGGGCTGCGCGGCGTGCAGACCGCCGACAAGCTGCGGCTGTCGGTGATCTCCGGCTTCGAGGTGGCCTGCCTCGACGCGCTCGGCAAGAAGCTGGGCCTGCCGGTGCACGCGCTGCTCGGCGGCAAGGTCCGCGACGGCGTGGACTACAGCGCCTACCTCTTCTACCGGCTCGCCGAACACCCGCAGGGCCAGGGCGAGCGCGACGACTGGGGGGCCGCGCTCGACCCGGCGGGCGTGGTGGCGCAGGCCCGGCGGTTCGCCGACACCTACGGCTTCGGCTCGTTCAAGCTCAAGGGCGGCGTCTTCCCGCCCGAGCAGGAGATCGCCGCCGTCCGCGCGCTGGCCGAGGCCTTCCCCGGCAGGCCGCTGCGGCTCGACCCCAACGGCGCCTGGTCGGTGGAGACCTCGCTGCGGGTGGCCGGTGAACTGGGCGGAGTCCTGGAGTATCTGGAGGACCCGGCCAGCGGCACCGGCCGGATGGCCGAGGTCTCGGACGGCACCGGCGTCCCGCTGGCCACCAACATGTGCGTGACGACCTTCCAGGAGATCAAGGAGGCCTTCGCCCGCGACGCCGTCCAGGTGGTGCTCTCCGACCACCACTACTGGGGCGGCCTGCGCAACACCCAGCAGCTCGCGGCGATCTGCCGGACCTTCGGCGTCGGCCTGTCCATGCACTCCAACACCCACCTGGGCATCAGCCTGGCCGCGATGACCCACGTCGCGGCCACCGTGCCCAACCTGGACTACGCCTGCGACTCGCACTACCCCTGGCAGACCGAGGACGTGATCACCGAGCGCCACGTCTTCACCGGCGGTGCCCTGACGGTGAGCGACCTGCCCGGGCTGGGAGTGGAGCTGGACCGCGACGCGCTGAAGGCCCTGCACCAGCGCTGGCTGGACGACGACGGCACGATGCGCGACCGCGACGACGCCGCCGCGATGCGCAAGGCCGACCCCGGCTGGCGTACACCGGCCGTACCGCGCTGGTGACGGGGGAGCGGTGGGGGGCGGCGGGCCGCGCCGGCCCGCCGCCCCCCACCGGTTGCTTCGGGTGCCGGCGGGTCAGATCACCAGCGACAGCAGCATCACGAAGCCGAGCGCCACCACGGAGATGACGGTCTCCATCACCGACCACGTCT from Streptomyces sp. NBC_01198 includes these protein-coding regions:
- a CDS encoding phosphotransferase family protein encodes the protein MSETDSPRGLDLDRLRRHLDQRRPGLVAGELQATLVQGGRSNLTYRVSDGSSTWVVRRPPLGHVLATAHDMGREHRVISALAPTPVPVPGTVLLCEDPEVIGAPFYVMDFVEGTPYRGEDQLTALGPVRTRAVALTLVDTLVDLHAVDPADVGLADFGRPDGFLDRQLRRWGKQLDASRSRDLPGIDELHAALGLALPASPAPAVVHGDYRLDNVLFDDADRLTAVLDWEMSTLGDPLTDIGLLVMYGEQHDIPGFPVPTAGGAPGHPRADELVERYARRSGRDVSAIDWYTAFAYFKISVILEGIHYRWTLGQTLGAGFDRIGTVVPLFIERGLRKLQDHARDRAASQQED
- a CDS encoding acyl-CoA dehydrogenase family protein, coding for MDFAFDTRTEELRSRLTAFLDEHVHPAEAVFAEQYEQAGPDAHWSVPPVVAELKAEARRQGLWNLFLPGEHGAGLTNLQYAPLAELTGRSPFLAPTALNCAAPDTGNMEVLAEFGTPAQRKEWLEPLLAGEIRSAFAMTEPDVASSDATNIETRIERDGDSYVINGRKWYISGAMNPACAVFIVMGKTDPAAERHRQQSQILVPRDTPGVDIRRGMRLFGYDDADHGGHAEVVFRDVRVPAENLIGVEGGGFAIAQARLGPGRIHHCMRLIGMAERALELMCRRAASRIAFGKPLAAQGVVQEWIAESRVEIEQLRLLVLKTAWLMDTVGNQGAHTEIQAIKIATPAGVQRIIDRAIQAHGAGGVSQDFPLARLWAGARSLRLADGPDEVHRRSLARRELARYA
- a CDS encoding glucarate dehydratase family protein, translated to MQTAAPAGPSDAFTVAEVRLTPILIADPPLLNTQGVHQPYTPRLIIEVVTTDGTSGVGETYGDTRYLDLATPLAGALPGHRITDLNGLFTLAERVCGDPADVSDSVDVGGLRGVQTADKLRLSVISGFEVACLDALGKKLGLPVHALLGGKVRDGVDYSAYLFYRLAEHPQGQGERDDWGAALDPAGVVAQARRFADTYGFGSFKLKGGVFPPEQEIAAVRALAEAFPGRPLRLDPNGAWSVETSLRVAGELGGVLEYLEDPASGTGRMAEVSDGTGVPLATNMCVTTFQEIKEAFARDAVQVVLSDHHYWGGLRNTQQLAAICRTFGVGLSMHSNTHLGISLAAMTHVAATVPNLDYACDSHYPWQTEDVITERHVFTGGALTVSDLPGLGVELDRDALKALHQRWLDDDGTMRDRDDAAAMRKADPGWRTPAVPRW